The genomic DNA ACGAAGTGTCAAAAAAATCGTATTAAAATCAAAATAAACTTGACATAAATATTTCTTCAAGATTATATTTTACTTATAAAATAACATACCGTTCGGTATGTTATTTTCAATGATACAAAAAGGAGCTGATTTTATGAATAGCAAAGAAAACATGATGAACACTCTAAAACATAATCATACTCAGTTACATTCACCTGCTAGTGCAATCATGTCCCGCTATATGACTCTATTATTCTCCATTGCTTGCGGGATGGCTGTAGCAAACATATACTTTGCTCATCCACTACTTGATTCATTGTCAAATGAATTTAAGATTAGTCATTCAACTATCGGTATTGTGATTACTATCACTCAAGTTTGTTATGCACTCGGTGATTTATTAAACCAAAAGAAAATAATAATTCTCCAAATGCTTTTATCTGTTTTCGCTTTAATTATAATCGGGGTCGCTCCCTCAAGCACCGTACTTTTTATAGGTATGGCCTTAGTAGGAATTCTTGCAACTGTTACGCAAACACTCGTCGCATATGCATCAATTTTAGCTAATCCAACTGAACGTGGACGCATAGTAGGTTTCGTTACAAGTGGCGTTGTACTAGGTATTCTCCTTGCCCGTACATTTGCAGGCACATTAACAGATTTAGCTGGATGGCGATCCGTTTATCTCACCTCCGCTATTCTTTTACTCTTCGTAACTGTTTTGTTACACCGGAACTTACCAACTCTTGAACATAAAAAAGTGACAACTATGTCTTACCGAAAGTTAATACACTCTGTTCTCTTATTATTTCTGGAAGAACGACTTTTACGCATTCGCGGCATATTAGCATTGCTTATTTTTACTTC from Bacillus basilensis includes the following:
- a CDS encoding MFS transporter; translated protein: MNSKENMMNTLKHNHTQLHSPASAIMSRYMTLLFSIACGMAVANIYFAHPLLDSLSNEFKISHSTIGIVITITQVCYALGDLLNQKKIIILQMLLSVFALIIIGVAPSSTVLFIGMALVGILATVTQTLVAYASILANPTERGRIVGFVTSGVVLGILLARTFAGTLTDLAGWRSVYLTSAILLLFVTVLLHRNLPTLEHKKVTTMSYRKLIHSVLLLFLEERLLRIRGILALLIFTSFSILWTSLVLPLSATPHNLSHTAIGAFGLAGVAGALAATKAGQLADKGFGQRTTGIALSLLVLSWLLIKSINHSLLLLIFGIILLDLAVQAVHVTNQSMLFTVRPEARSRLTASYMIFYSIGSATGAILSTNMYAKYGWDGVCILGVSVSACALLFWIITLRRS